The Caulifigura coniformis genome includes a region encoding these proteins:
- the rho gene encoding transcription termination factor Rho, giving the protein MARPIKPASPRPLRSDGGFDPSDPPIKRTSTGAASAGAVDGRPANADEDEEEYPEFLAQADLKYEEVKKGDIHIAALQRLTMKELLDLAQRENISEYAGLKKQDLIFRILKERTKMHGLMFGEGTLEILPDGFGFLRSPDYHYLPCPDDIYVSPSQIRRFGLKNGATVAGAIRPPKENERYFALLRVEAINGHDPNVQSTRVPFDDLTPLHPQKRLKLATTPDELSTRVMDLVTPIGMGQRGLIVSPPRAGKTVLLQRLAKAVLENHPDAYVIVLLIDERPEEVTDMERQVKGPNCEVISSTFDEPPSRHIQVAEMVIEKAKRMVEFGVDVVIFLDSITRLARAWNTEVPHSGKILSGGVDANALQHPKRFFGAARCVEEGGSLTIIATALIDTGSKMDEVIFEEFKGTGNTELHLDRRMVEKRIWPAIDVNRSGTRREELLMSEEELKRVWILRRVLNDMNPVEAMELLVNRMKRTKTNDEFLLSMNLT; this is encoded by the coding sequence ATGGCACGTCCCATCAAGCCCGCGTCGCCGCGCCCTCTCCGGAGCGATGGTGGATTCGATCCATCCGATCCGCCCATCAAACGCACGTCCACAGGCGCAGCGTCAGCCGGCGCCGTCGACGGACGTCCTGCGAATGCTGACGAGGACGAAGAGGAATACCCCGAGTTCCTCGCCCAGGCCGATCTGAAATACGAAGAAGTCAAAAAGGGCGACATCCACATCGCGGCCCTTCAGCGGCTGACGATGAAGGAGCTTCTCGACCTCGCCCAGCGTGAGAACATCTCCGAATACGCCGGGCTGAAGAAACAGGACCTCATCTTCCGCATCCTGAAAGAGCGGACGAAGATGCACGGTCTGATGTTCGGCGAGGGCACGCTCGAAATCCTCCCGGACGGCTTCGGCTTCCTCAGAAGCCCCGATTACCACTACCTCCCCTGCCCCGACGACATCTACGTCTCCCCCAGCCAGATCCGGCGCTTCGGCCTGAAGAACGGAGCCACCGTTGCCGGCGCGATCCGGCCTCCCAAGGAGAACGAACGCTATTTCGCGCTCCTCCGCGTCGAAGCGATCAACGGCCACGACCCGAACGTCCAGTCGACGCGCGTCCCGTTCGACGACCTCACCCCGCTCCATCCGCAGAAGCGGCTGAAGCTCGCGACGACGCCGGATGAACTCAGCACGCGCGTCATGGACCTCGTCACGCCCATTGGCATGGGCCAGCGCGGACTGATCGTCTCTCCCCCCCGCGCCGGCAAAACGGTCCTCCTGCAGCGGCTGGCGAAAGCCGTGCTGGAAAATCATCCCGACGCCTACGTCATCGTGCTGCTGATCGATGAGCGGCCCGAAGAAGTGACCGACATGGAGCGTCAGGTCAAAGGGCCCAACTGCGAAGTCATCTCCAGCACGTTCGATGAACCGCCCAGCCGGCACATCCAGGTGGCCGAAATGGTCATCGAGAAGGCCAAGCGGATGGTGGAGTTCGGCGTCGATGTCGTGATTTTCCTCGACTCGATCACCCGTCTCGCCCGCGCCTGGAACACCGAAGTCCCCCACTCCGGAAAAATCCTCTCCGGCGGCGTCGACGCCAATGCCCTGCAGCATCCCAAGCGCTTCTTCGGCGCCGCGCGCTGCGTCGAAGAGGGAGGCAGCCTCACGATCATCGCGACGGCCCTCATCGACACCGGCTCGAAGATGGACGAGGTGATTTTCGAAGAGTTCAAAGGGACCGGAAACACCGAGCTTCACCTCGACCGCCGCATGGTCGAAAAACGCATCTGGCCCGCCATCGACGTCAATCGCTCCGGCACGCGCCGCGAAGAGCTGCTCATGAGCGAGGAAGAGCTCAAGCGGGTCTGGATCCTCCGCCGCGTGCTCAACGACATGAACCCCGTCGAAGCCATGGAACTGCTCGTCAACCGCATGAAGCGCACCAAGACGAACGACGAGTTCCTCCTCAGCATGAACCTCACCTGA
- the coaE gene encoding dephospho-CoA kinase (Dephospho-CoA kinase (CoaE) performs the final step in coenzyme A biosynthesis.): protein MIIVGVVGGIGSGKSAVCRWVAERDPSIRVIDADRDGHRALALPDVRDQLQAEFGPDILGPDGLVSRPALAARVFGPSAEQQAARLRLEQIVHPAIERLREQQLAEFDDGETITAVLLDAPLLLEAGWKHRCDAVVFIEVPREIRLQRVHARGWNSEELSRREASQWPIERKRAEADFIVDNGRTLDNSGSQMYEYIQRLVASAAK from the coding sequence ATGATTATCGTCGGCGTCGTTGGGGGAATCGGATCCGGAAAATCAGCGGTCTGCCGCTGGGTGGCCGAGCGCGACCCGTCGATCCGCGTCATCGATGCCGACCGCGACGGCCATCGAGCACTCGCCCTGCCGGACGTCCGCGACCAGCTCCAGGCTGAATTCGGCCCCGACATCCTCGGCCCTGATGGCCTGGTGAGCCGCCCTGCCCTGGCCGCCCGGGTCTTCGGGCCATCTGCCGAACAGCAGGCCGCCCGCCTGCGTCTCGAACAGATCGTTCACCCCGCCATCGAACGCCTCCGCGAGCAGCAGCTGGCCGAATTCGACGACGGGGAAACAATTACGGCTGTTCTGCTGGATGCCCCCCTCCTCCTGGAAGCCGGCTGGAAGCATCGTTGCGACGCCGTCGTCTTCATCGAAGTCCCTCGCGAGATCCGCCTCCAGCGGGTCCACGCCCGTGGCTGGAACAGTGAGGAGCTGAGCCGAAGGGAGGCCAGTCAGTGGCCCATCGAACGCAAGCGGGCTGAGGCCGATTTCATCGTCGACAACGGCCGGACCCTCGACAACTCAGGGAGTCAGATGTACGAATATATCCAGCGCCTGGTCGCCTCGGCCGCGAAATAG